The proteins below come from a single Mycobacterium parmense genomic window:
- a CDS encoding ferrochelatase, producing MEFDAVLLLSFGGPEGPEQVRPFLENVTRGRKVPPERLDDVAGHYLHFGGVSPINGINRALIAELNSELELPVYFGNRNWHPYVEDAVIAMRDDGVRRAAVFTTSAWSGYSGCTQYAEDLARARAAAGPQAPELVKLRRYFDHPLFVEMFADNIAAAARSVPAGARLVFTAHSVPVAADDSLGPRLYSRQVAYAARLVAAAAGYTEYDLVWQSRSGPPQVPWLEPDVADHLTALDESGVKAVIVCPVGFVADHIEVVWDLDNELRGQAEAAGIAFARASTFNADRRFARLAADLVDELRRGRAPLRVSGPDPVPGCLAGVNGEACLPPHCAAAEPNLPRPSAGSR from the coding sequence ATGGAATTCGATGCCGTCCTGCTGCTGTCCTTCGGCGGGCCGGAAGGGCCCGAGCAGGTGCGGCCGTTCTTGGAGAACGTCACCCGGGGCCGCAAGGTGCCGCCCGAACGTCTCGACGACGTGGCCGGGCACTACCTGCATTTCGGTGGGGTGTCGCCGATCAACGGGATCAATCGTGCGCTGATCGCCGAGCTGAACTCGGAATTGGAGCTGCCGGTCTACTTCGGCAACCGCAACTGGCATCCGTATGTCGAAGACGCCGTCATAGCCATGCGGGACGACGGTGTTCGTCGCGCGGCGGTGTTCACCACCTCGGCGTGGAGCGGCTACTCCGGTTGCACCCAGTACGCCGAGGACCTCGCGCGCGCTCGTGCGGCGGCCGGGCCGCAGGCACCCGAATTGGTCAAGCTGCGGCGATATTTCGACCATCCGCTATTCGTCGAGATGTTCGCCGACAACATCGCGGCCGCCGCCAGGTCCGTGCCCGCCGGCGCCCGCCTGGTGTTCACGGCGCACTCGGTCCCGGTGGCCGCCGACGATAGCCTGGGCCCCAGGCTCTACAGTCGCCAGGTCGCCTACGCCGCAAGGCTTGTCGCGGCCGCCGCGGGGTACACCGAGTACGACTTGGTGTGGCAGTCGCGGTCCGGTCCGCCGCAGGTGCCTTGGCTGGAGCCCGACGTCGCCGACCATCTCACCGCCCTGGACGAGTCCGGGGTCAAGGCCGTGATCGTCTGCCCCGTCGGGTTCGTCGCCGACCACATCGAGGTGGTGTGGGACCTCGACAACGAATTGCGCGGACAGGCCGAGGCGGCCGGTATCGCGTTCGCGAGGGCGTCGACATTCAATGCCGACCGCCGGTTCGCAAGGCTGGCCGCGGATTTGGTCGACGAATTGCGCCGCGGCCGGGCGCCCCTGCGGGTGAGCGGCCCGGATCCGGTGCCCGGCTGCCTGGCCGGCGTCAACGGCGAGGCGTGCCTTCCGCCGCACTGCGCGGCCGCCGAGCCTAATCTGCCCAGGCCGAGTGCAGGATCGCGTTGA
- the inhA gene encoding NADH-dependent enoyl-ACP reductase InhA: MTGLLEGKRILVTGIITDSSIAFHIARVAQEQGAQLVLTGFDRLRLVQRIADRLPQKAPLLELDVQNEEHLATLAERVTEVIGEGNKLDGVVHSIGFMPQTGMGVNPFFDAPFEDVAKGIHISAFSYASLAKALLPIMNPGGGIVGMDFDPSRAMPAYNWMTVAKSALESVNRFVAREAGKYGVRSNLVAAGPIRTLAMSAIVGGALGEEAGAQISLLEEGWDQRAPLGWNMKDATPVAKTVCALLSEWLPATTGTIIFADGGASTQLL, from the coding sequence ATGACAGGACTGCTCGAAGGCAAACGGATCCTGGTCACCGGGATCATCACCGACTCGTCGATCGCTTTCCACATCGCGCGGGTGGCCCAGGAGCAGGGGGCCCAACTGGTGCTGACCGGTTTCGACCGGCTGCGCCTGGTCCAGCGCATCGCCGACCGGCTTCCCCAGAAGGCGCCGCTTCTGGAACTCGACGTGCAGAACGAGGAACATCTGGCGACGCTCGCCGAGCGGGTCACCGAGGTGATCGGCGAAGGCAACAAGCTTGACGGCGTGGTGCATTCGATCGGATTCATGCCGCAGACCGGCATGGGCGTCAACCCGTTCTTCGACGCGCCCTTCGAAGATGTCGCGAAAGGCATTCACATCTCTGCCTTTTCGTATGCGTCGCTGGCAAAGGCATTGCTGCCCATCATGAATCCGGGTGGCGGCATCGTCGGCATGGACTTCGACCCCAGCCGCGCCATGCCGGCCTACAACTGGATGACCGTCGCCAAGAGCGCGCTGGAGTCGGTGAACCGGTTCGTGGCTCGCGAGGCGGGCAAGTACGGCGTGCGGTCGAATCTCGTCGCGGCGGGCCCCATCCGGACGCTGGCGATGAGCGCGATCGTGGGCGGCGCGCTCGGCGAGGAGGCAGGTGCCCAGATCAGCCTGCTCGAGGAGGGCTGGGACCAGCGGGCGCCGCTCGGCTGGAACATGAAGGACGCCACGCCCGTGGCCAAGACCGTGTGCGCGCTGCTGTCGGAATGGCTGCCGGCCACCACCGGGACCATCATCTTCGCCGACGGCGGCGCCAGCACGCAGTTGCTCTGA
- the fabG1 gene encoding 3-oxoacyl-ACP reductase FabG1, which yields MTETATENATDAASDWGRPAFVSRSVLVTGGNRGIGLAIARRLAADGHQVAVTHRGTGVPEGLFGVECDVTDNAAVDRAFKEVEEHQGPVEVLVSNAGLAADAFLMRMTEEKFEKVIDANLTGAFRVAQRASRSMTKKRFGRMIFIGSVSGTWGIGNQANYAASKAGVIGMARSIARELSKAGVTANVVAPGYIDTDMTRALDERIQAGALEFIPAKRVGTAAEVAGVVSFLASEDASYISGAVIPVDGGMGMGH from the coding sequence GTGACTGAGACAGCCACCGAGAACGCCACCGACGCCGCATCCGACTGGGGCAGACCCGCATTCGTATCCCGTTCGGTCCTGGTGACGGGCGGCAACCGGGGGATCGGCCTGGCGATCGCGCGGCGGCTGGCCGCCGACGGCCACCAGGTGGCCGTCACGCACCGCGGAACCGGGGTGCCCGAGGGACTCTTCGGCGTCGAGTGCGACGTCACCGACAACGCCGCCGTCGATCGCGCCTTCAAAGAGGTCGAGGAGCACCAGGGCCCGGTCGAGGTGCTGGTCTCCAACGCCGGCCTGGCCGCGGACGCGTTCCTGATGCGGATGACGGAGGAGAAATTCGAGAAGGTGATCGACGCGAACCTCACCGGGGCTTTCCGGGTCGCTCAGCGGGCATCGCGCAGCATGACCAAGAAACGGTTCGGCCGGATGATCTTCATCGGCTCGGTCTCCGGGACCTGGGGCATCGGCAACCAGGCCAACTACGCGGCTTCCAAGGCCGGTGTGATCGGCATGGCCCGCTCGATCGCCCGGGAGCTGTCCAAGGCCGGGGTGACCGCGAATGTGGTGGCCCCGGGCTACATCGACACCGACATGACCCGCGCGCTCGACGAGCGGATCCAGGCGGGCGCACTGGAATTCATCCCGGCGAAGCGGGTCGGCACCGCCGCCGAGGTCGCCGGGGTGGTCAGCTTCCTGGCGTCGGAGGATGCGAGCTACATCTCGGGTGCGGTCATCCCGGTCGACGGCGGCATGGGCATGGGCCACTGA
- a CDS encoding TetR/AcrR family transcriptional regulator translates to MTFGHPGQPDEQGEDARIVRTRADVARTAFDVLVEEGSEALTHARVAERAGYSKTTLYKHWPSRSDLAAMALASVRDFKHPEPTGDVRADLIGELTAFRQGVVDLRLDRVLSAMAQWATVDTMSQIRNEINSEGQRPIRNILAELFDGPELDAAVWMLSGVVACPSLMFGTVPGDDVIAAAVDLVLRGHAAST, encoded by the coding sequence ATGACATTTGGTCACCCCGGCCAGCCGGACGAGCAGGGCGAGGATGCCCGGATCGTCCGAACCCGGGCGGATGTCGCGCGTACCGCCTTCGACGTGCTCGTCGAGGAAGGCTCCGAGGCGCTCACCCACGCTCGCGTGGCCGAGCGCGCCGGCTATTCGAAGACCACCCTGTACAAGCACTGGCCGTCGCGGTCCGACCTCGCCGCCATGGCGCTGGCGTCGGTTCGCGACTTCAAGCACCCGGAACCCACCGGTGACGTCCGCGCCGACCTGATCGGGGAGCTGACCGCATTCCGGCAGGGAGTCGTCGACCTGCGGCTCGACCGGGTGCTGTCCGCGATGGCGCAGTGGGCGACGGTCGACACGATGAGCCAAATCCGCAATGAGATCAACTCCGAGGGGCAGCGACCGATCCGCAACATTCTCGCCGAACTCTTCGACGGCCCCGAGCTGGACGCGGCGGTCTGGATGCTCTCCGGGGTGGTGGCCTGCCCGTCGCTGATGTTCGGCACGGTGCCCGGCGACGACGTCATCGCCGCGGCCGTCGACCTCGTACTTCGGGGGCATGCAGCGAGCACGTGA
- the qcrB gene encoding cytochrome bc1 complex cytochrome b subunit, with translation MSSRIDMGSVLAHQAAATDTRYHPAAAVRRQLNKVFPTHWSFLLGEIAMYSFIVLLITGVYLTLFFDPSMTEVTYNGVYQPLRGVEMSKAYASALDISFEVRGGLFVRQVHHWAALLFAAAIMVHMARVFFTGAFRRPREANWVIGSLLLILAMFEGFFGYSLPDDLLSGTGLRAAFSSITLGIPVIGTWLHWALFGGDFPGDVIIPRLYAIHILLFPGIMLALIGLHLAMVWFQKHTQFPGPGRTEHNVVGVRVMPVFAVKSGGFFAAVVGLLGLMGGLLQINPIWNLGPYKPSQVSAGSQPDFYLMWTDGLVRLWPAWEFYFWHHTIPAAVAVAVLMGVILGALVVYPFLERRFTGDRAHHNLLQRPRDAPVRTGIGTMAIAFYIVLTFSSFNDIIAYQFDISLNAMTWIGRIGMVVLPPIVYFVTYRWCVSLQRSDRAVLEHGVETGIIRRLPHGAYIEVHQPLGPVDEGGHPIPLQYQGAPIPKRLNKLGMGGRPGSGSFLFADPPAEAGALLRATHAGEQRALTALRERQNGNATNGNGRASREADEG, from the coding sequence ATGAGTTCGCGAATCGACATGGGCTCGGTCCTCGCGCACCAGGCCGCGGCGACGGACACCCGCTATCACCCGGCGGCGGCGGTTCGCCGCCAACTGAACAAGGTCTTCCCGACGCACTGGTCCTTCCTGCTCGGCGAGATCGCGATGTACAGCTTCATCGTGCTGCTGATCACCGGCGTGTACCTGACGTTGTTCTTCGACCCGTCGATGACAGAGGTCACCTACAACGGCGTCTATCAGCCGCTGCGGGGCGTCGAGATGTCCAAGGCGTACGCGTCGGCGCTCGACATCTCGTTCGAGGTGCGGGGCGGGTTGTTCGTGCGGCAGGTCCACCACTGGGCCGCCCTGCTGTTCGCGGCCGCGATCATGGTGCACATGGCCCGGGTCTTCTTCACCGGAGCCTTTCGCCGGCCGCGCGAGGCCAACTGGGTGATCGGGTCGCTGCTGCTGATCCTGGCCATGTTCGAGGGCTTCTTCGGCTACTCGCTGCCAGACGACCTGCTCTCGGGCACCGGCCTGCGGGCGGCGTTCTCCTCGATCACGCTGGGAATCCCGGTGATCGGCACCTGGCTGCACTGGGCGTTGTTCGGTGGCGACTTCCCCGGTGACGTCATCATCCCGCGCCTGTACGCCATCCACATCCTGCTCTTCCCGGGCATCATGCTCGCGCTGATCGGGCTGCACCTGGCGATGGTGTGGTTCCAGAAGCACACCCAGTTCCCCGGGCCCGGACGGACCGAGCACAACGTCGTCGGCGTGCGGGTGATGCCGGTGTTCGCCGTGAAGTCGGGCGGCTTCTTCGCGGCGGTGGTGGGATTGCTGGGCCTGATGGGCGGGCTGCTGCAGATCAACCCGATCTGGAACCTGGGCCCCTACAAGCCATCCCAGGTCTCGGCGGGCTCGCAGCCGGACTTCTACCTGATGTGGACCGACGGGCTGGTCCGGCTGTGGCCGGCGTGGGAGTTCTACTTCTGGCACCACACGATTCCCGCCGCGGTGGCCGTCGCGGTCCTGATGGGCGTCATCCTCGGCGCGCTGGTCGTGTACCCGTTCCTGGAGCGGCGGTTCACCGGCGACCGCGCCCACCACAACCTGCTGCAGCGTCCCCGCGACGCACCGGTGCGCACCGGGATCGGGACGATGGCGATCGCCTTCTACATCGTGCTCACGTTCTCGTCGTTCAACGACATCATCGCTTACCAGTTCGACATCTCCCTGAACGCGATGACGTGGATCGGGCGCATCGGGATGGTGGTGCTGCCACCGATCGTCTACTTCGTCACCTATCGCTGGTGTGTCAGCCTGCAGCGCAGCGACCGCGCGGTGCTCGAGCACGGCGTCGAAACCGGGATCATCAGGCGCTTGCCGCACGGGGCGTACATCGAAGTGCACCAACCGCTGGGCCCCGTCGACGAAGGCGGCCACCCGATCCCGCTGCAGTACCAGGGCGCCCCGATCCCCAAGCGGCTGAACAAACTCGGCATGGGCGGTCGGCCGGGCTCGGGCAGCTTCCTGTTCGCCGACCCGCCGGCCGAAGCGGGCGCGCTACTGCGGGCGACGCACGCCGGCGAACAGCGCGCCCTGACCGCACTGCGCGAACGCCAGAACGGCAACGCCACCAACGGGAACGGCCGGGCGTCACGGGAGGCCGACGAGGGCTAG
- a CDS encoding VWA domain-containing protein yields the protein MTLPFLGAMSLTGFAHAWFFLFFLVVVALAVLYVVMQLSRQRRILRFANMELLESVAPKRPSRWRHVPAILLVLSLVLFTVAMAGPTNDVRIPRNRAVVMLVIDVSQSMRATDVAPNRMAAAQAAAKQFADELTPGINLGLIAFGGTATVLVSPTTNRDSTKAALDKLQFADRTATGEGIFTALQAIATVGAVIGGGDAPPPARIVLFSDGKETMPTNPDNPKGAFTAARTAKDQGVPISTISFGTPYGFVEINDQRQPVPVDDETLRKVAQLSGGNAYSASSLSELKGVYATLQQQIGYETIRGDASVGWLRLGAVVLALAALAALLINRRLPS from the coding sequence GTGACGCTGCCGTTCCTCGGCGCGATGTCCTTGACCGGGTTCGCGCATGCCTGGTTCTTCCTTTTCTTCCTGGTCGTCGTCGCGCTGGCCGTGCTGTATGTGGTGATGCAGCTGTCGCGCCAGCGGCGGATCCTGCGGTTCGCGAACATGGAGTTGCTGGAAAGCGTTGCGCCCAAGCGGCCTTCGCGGTGGCGCCACGTACCGGCGATCCTGCTGGTGTTGTCGCTGGTGCTGTTCACCGTCGCGATGGCCGGTCCCACCAACGACGTTCGGATTCCCCGCAACCGCGCGGTGGTGATGCTGGTGATCGACGTGTCGCAGTCGATGCGGGCCACCGACGTCGCGCCCAACCGGATGGCCGCCGCGCAGGCGGCCGCCAAGCAGTTCGCCGACGAGCTGACCCCGGGCATCAACCTGGGGCTGATCGCCTTCGGTGGCACCGCGACGGTGCTGGTGTCGCCGACCACCAACCGGGATTCCACCAAGGCCGCGCTGGACAAGCTGCAGTTCGCCGATCGCACCGCCACGGGCGAGGGGATCTTCACCGCCCTGCAGGCGATCGCCACCGTCGGCGCGGTGATCGGCGGCGGCGACGCCCCTCCGCCGGCGCGCATCGTGCTGTTCTCCGACGGCAAGGAGACCATGCCGACCAACCCCGACAATCCCAAGGGCGCCTTCACCGCCGCGCGCACCGCCAAGGACCAAGGGGTGCCGATCTCCACCATCTCCTTCGGCACGCCGTACGGGTTCGTCGAGATCAACGACCAGCGCCAGCCGGTGCCCGTCGACGACGAGACGCTCAGGAAGGTCGCGCAGCTCTCCGGCGGCAACGCCTACAGCGCCTCGAGCCTCTCGGAGCTCAAGGGCGTCTACGCCACGCTGCAGCAGCAGATCGGGTACGAGACCATCAGGGGTGATGCCAGCGTGGGCTGGCTGCGGCTCGGCGCCGTCGTGCTGGCGCTGGCGGCGCTGGCCGCGCTGCTGATCAACCGCCGCCTGCCGTCCTAG
- a CDS encoding DUF58 domain-containing protein, whose product MQRGQIVDPKLSAALRKLELTVRRKLDGVLHGDHLGLIPGPGSEPGESREYQPGDDVRRMDWAVTARTTHPHVRQMIADRELETWLVVDMSASLDFGTVGCEKRDLAVAASAAMTFLNSGGGNRFGAIVANGATITRVPARSGRQHEQTLLRTIATTPRAPVGVRGDLAMAIDALRRPERRRGMAVIISDFLGPINWMRPLRAVAARHEVLAVEVLDPRDVELPDVGDVVLQDAESGVTREFTIDAHLRDDFAKAAAAHRAEVARTVRSCGAPVLTLRTDRDWIADIVRFVESRRRGALAGRQ is encoded by the coding sequence ATGCAGCGCGGGCAGATCGTCGACCCGAAGCTGTCGGCGGCGCTGCGCAAACTCGAGCTGACCGTCCGTCGCAAGCTGGACGGCGTACTGCACGGCGACCACCTGGGGCTGATCCCGGGCCCCGGATCCGAGCCGGGGGAGTCGCGGGAGTACCAGCCCGGCGACGACGTCCGGCGGATGGACTGGGCCGTCACCGCGCGGACCACCCACCCGCACGTGCGGCAGATGATCGCCGACCGTGAGCTGGAGACCTGGTTGGTGGTCGACATGTCGGCCAGCCTGGACTTCGGCACGGTGGGCTGCGAGAAGCGCGACCTGGCGGTGGCGGCCTCGGCCGCGATGACCTTCCTCAACAGCGGCGGCGGCAACCGGTTCGGCGCGATCGTCGCCAACGGCGCCACCATCACCCGGGTGCCCGCCCGCTCCGGGCGCCAGCACGAGCAGACGCTGCTGCGCACCATCGCCACCACCCCGCGCGCCCCGGTCGGGGTGCGCGGGGATCTGGCGATGGCGATCGACGCGCTGCGCCGGCCGGAGCGCCGGCGCGGGATGGCGGTGATCATCAGCGACTTCCTCGGCCCGATCAACTGGATGCGGCCGCTGCGCGCGGTCGCGGCCCGCCACGAGGTCCTGGCCGTCGAGGTGCTCGATCCCCGCGACGTCGAGCTGCCGGATGTCGGCGACGTCGTGCTGCAGGACGCCGAATCCGGCGTGACCCGCGAATTCACCATCGACGCGCACCTGCGGGACGATTTCGCGAAGGCCGCCGCCGCGCACCGGGCCGAGGTCGCCCGCACCGTCCGCAGCTGCGGGGCCCCGGTGCTGACGCTGCGCACCGACCGCGACTGGATCGCCGACATCGTCCGCTTCGTCGAGTCCCGCCGGCGCGGGGCGCTGGCGGGTAGGCAGTGA
- the moxR1 gene encoding chaperone MoxR1: MTAAGGPPPGASGYSGPGGQHSAPSAHEAPQGGAGVASDGLAAEVHTLERAIFEVKRIIVGQDQLVERMLVGLLSRGHVLLEGVPGVAKTLAVETFAKVVGGTFARIQFTPDLVPTDIIGTRIYRQGKEEFDTELGPVVVNFLLADEINRAPAKVQSALLEVMQERHVSIGGKTFDLPNPFLVMATQNPIEHEGVYPLPEAQRDRFLFKINVGYPSPEEEREIIYRMGVKPPTPKQILNTGDLLRLQDIAANVFVHHALVDYVVRVVTATRHPEQLGMNDVKTWISFGASPRASLGIIAGARSLALVRGRDYVIPQDVVEVIPDVLRHRLVLTYDALADEISPEIVINRVLQTVALPQVNAVPQQGHSVPPVMQAAGAASGR; the protein is encoded by the coding sequence ATGACAGCAGCAGGTGGGCCGCCCCCGGGCGCCAGCGGTTACTCGGGCCCGGGCGGGCAACATTCCGCCCCGTCGGCCCACGAAGCGCCTCAAGGCGGCGCCGGTGTCGCCAGTGACGGCCTGGCCGCCGAGGTTCACACCCTGGAGCGGGCCATCTTCGAGGTCAAACGCATCATCGTCGGCCAGGACCAGCTCGTCGAGCGGATGCTGGTCGGCCTGCTCTCCCGGGGCCACGTCCTGCTCGAGGGTGTCCCGGGCGTGGCCAAGACGCTGGCCGTCGAGACGTTCGCGAAGGTGGTCGGCGGCACGTTCGCCCGCATCCAGTTCACCCCCGACCTGGTGCCCACCGACATCATCGGAACCCGCATCTACCGCCAGGGCAAGGAGGAGTTCGACACCGAGCTCGGCCCGGTGGTGGTGAACTTCCTGCTCGCCGACGAGATCAACCGCGCCCCCGCCAAGGTGCAGTCCGCGCTGCTGGAGGTGATGCAGGAGCGCCACGTGTCGATCGGCGGCAAGACTTTCGACCTGCCCAACCCGTTCCTGGTGATGGCGACGCAGAACCCGATCGAGCACGAGGGCGTCTACCCGCTGCCCGAGGCCCAGCGTGACCGCTTCCTGTTCAAGATCAACGTCGGCTACCCGTCGCCGGAGGAGGAGCGGGAGATCATCTACCGGATGGGCGTCAAGCCCCCGACGCCCAAGCAGATCCTGAACACCGGCGACCTGCTGCGCCTGCAGGACATCGCCGCCAACGTCTTCGTCCACCACGCGCTCGTCGACTACGTGGTGCGTGTCGTGACCGCCACCCGGCACCCCGAGCAGCTGGGCATGAACGACGTCAAGACGTGGATCTCGTTCGGCGCGTCCCCGCGCGCCTCGCTGGGCATCATCGCCGGCGCGCGTTCGCTGGCGTTGGTGCGCGGCCGCGACTACGTGATCCCGCAGGACGTCGTGGAGGTCATCCCCGACGTGCTGCGCCACCGCCTGGTGCTCACCTACGACGCGCTCGCCGACGAGATCTCGCCGGAGATCGTCATCAACCGGGTCCTGCAGACGGTTGCCCTGCCTCAGGTGAACGCCGTTCCGCAGCAAGGTCATTCGGTACCGCCGGTGATGCAGGCCGCCGGCGCGGCCAGCGGTCGGTGA
- the ripB gene encoding NlpC/P60 family peptidoglycan endopeptidase RipB produces MRRNRFRLINLAWITAVVAGLLMSVTVSGPAPASADPGQWDPTLPATISAGAPGDPLAVANASLQATAQATQTTLDFGKQFLGGLGINLGGNDAPSATNTGASRIPRANGRQAIEYVIRRAGSQMGVPYSWGGGTLQGPSKGVEDGANITGFDCSGLMRYAFAGVGVLLPRFSGDQYNAGRHIPQDQARRGDLIFYGPGGGQHVTMYLGNGQMLEASGSAGKVTVSPVRRPGMTPFLTRIIEY; encoded by the coding sequence ATGCGCCGCAACCGGTTTCGCCTCATCAACCTCGCCTGGATCACCGCCGTGGTGGCCGGGCTGTTGATGTCCGTCACGGTTTCGGGGCCCGCGCCCGCCTCGGCCGACCCCGGACAGTGGGACCCGACGCTGCCGGCGACCATCAGCGCCGGCGCCCCGGGCGACCCGCTCGCGGTCGCCAACGCCTCCCTGCAGGCCACCGCCCAGGCCACCCAGACCACGCTGGATTTCGGCAAGCAGTTCCTCGGTGGCCTCGGGATCAACCTGGGCGGCAATGACGCCCCGAGCGCCACGAACACCGGCGCCAGCCGGATCCCGCGGGCCAACGGCCGGCAGGCCATCGAGTACGTGATCCGTCGGGCCGGGTCGCAGATGGGCGTCCCGTACTCCTGGGGCGGCGGCACGCTGCAGGGCCCGAGCAAGGGCGTCGAGGATGGCGCCAACATCACCGGCTTCGACTGCTCGGGCCTGATGCGGTACGCCTTCGCGGGCGTCGGCGTGCTGCTGCCGCGGTTCTCCGGCGACCAGTACAACGCCGGCCGGCACATTCCCCAGGATCAGGCCCGGCGCGGCGACCTCATCTTCTACGGCCCGGGTGGCGGCCAGCACGTCACCATGTACCTGGGCAACGGCCAGATGCTGGAGGCGTCCGGCAGCGCCGGCAAGGTCACCGTCAGCCCGGTCCGTCGACCGGGCATGACACCGTTCCTGACGAGAATCATCGAGTACTGA
- the ripA gene encoding NlpC/P60 family peptidoglycan endopeptidase RipA has product MGRTRWGSSTRRLVRPVVPSVLSLAVLLCTPGLAHADDTLASLIANVANANQRLQDLSAEIQTEQESVNKALVDVETSRDNVAAAQHDLEASQQAVKDANGAISAAQRRFDTFAAATYMNGPSGSYLTASSPEDIIDTASTARTLTASSEAVLTKLQRARTEQVNKESAARLAKQQADRAAADAKASQDAAVAALSNSKRKFDEQRGEIVRLAAARDEAQAKLEAARREAVSEWSTGRGGPTGAASGDRWDGAPGASAPSAGARKWDGAWDPTLPMVPSANVPGDPIAVINQVLGISATSTQVTAQMGRGFLQQMGILKPDDTGINNATPGGRIPRVYGRQATEYVIRRGMSQVGVPYSWGGGNAAGPSHGIDSGAGITGFDCSGLVLYSFAGVGIKLPHYSGAQYNLGRKIPSSQMRRGDVIFYGPGGSQHVTIYLGQGQMLEAPDIGLKVRVAPVRTSGMTPYVVRYIEW; this is encoded by the coding sequence ATGGGACGAACACGCTGGGGATCCTCTACGCGGCGGCTGGTGCGACCGGTCGTGCCCTCGGTGTTGAGCCTCGCGGTGCTGCTGTGCACGCCGGGCCTGGCACACGCCGACGACACCCTGGCGTCGCTGATCGCCAACGTCGCCAACGCCAACCAGCGTCTGCAGGACCTGAGTGCCGAGATCCAGACCGAGCAGGAAAGCGTCAACAAGGCACTGGTCGACGTCGAAACCTCGCGGGACAACGTCGCCGCGGCCCAACACGACCTGGAGGCCAGTCAACAGGCCGTCAAGGACGCCAACGGCGCGATCTCCGCCGCGCAGCGCCGCTTCGACACGTTCGCGGCGGCCACGTACATGAACGGCCCGTCGGGCAGCTACCTCACCGCGAGCAGCCCCGAGGACATCATCGACACCGCGTCCACGGCCCGGACGCTGACCGCGAGCTCCGAAGCGGTGCTGACCAAGCTGCAACGGGCACGCACCGAGCAGGTCAACAAGGAGTCGGCCGCGCGGCTGGCCAAGCAGCAGGCCGACCGGGCCGCCGCCGACGCGAAGGCCAGCCAGGACGCGGCGGTGGCGGCGCTGTCGAACTCCAAGCGCAAGTTCGACGAACAGCGTGGCGAGATCGTGCGTTTGGCCGCGGCGCGCGACGAGGCGCAGGCAAAACTCGAGGCGGCCCGACGCGAGGCGGTAAGCGAGTGGTCGACGGGCCGCGGCGGGCCGACCGGCGCCGCGTCGGGCGACCGGTGGGACGGCGCCCCGGGCGCGTCCGCGCCGTCGGCGGGCGCCCGCAAGTGGGACGGGGCCTGGGATCCCACGCTGCCCATGGTGCCCAGCGCCAACGTTCCCGGTGACCCCATCGCGGTGATCAACCAGGTCCTCGGCATCTCGGCGACCTCGACACAGGTCACCGCCCAGATGGGCCGCGGTTTCCTGCAGCAGATGGGGATTCTCAAGCCCGACGACACCGGCATCAACAACGCCACGCCGGGCGGCCGGATCCCGCGGGTGTACGGGCGGCAGGCGACCGAGTACGTGATCCGGCGCGGCATGTCGCAGGTCGGGGTGCCTTATTCCTGGGGTGGCGGTAACGCCGCCGGACCGAGCCACGGCATCGACTCCGGGGCGGGCATCACCGGCTTCGACTGCTCGGGCCTGGTGCTGTACTCGTTCGCCGGTGTCGGCATCAAGCTGCCCCACTACTCGGGCGCGCAGTACAACCTGGGCCGCAAGATCCCGTCGTCGCAGATGCGCCGCGGCGACGTCATCTTCTACGGTCCCGGCGGCAGCCAGCACGTCACGATCTACCTCGGTCAAGGTCAGATGCTCGAGGCCCCCGACATCGGCCTGAAGGTCCGCGTCGCGCCGGTGCGCACCAGCGGCATGACGCCCTACGTGGTCCGCTACATCGAGTGGTGA
- a CDS encoding Rv1476 family membrane protein produces MTFGSHPVLPAYIPVDVDMAAVKAQVAADSVSAPPAAVPGLLAVVNQARADGINLKVVLLDHNPPNDTPLRDISTVVGADYHDATVLTLSPSYVGSYSTQFPRVTLEAGEDIAKTGNAVQSAQNFLHELEAPEFPWTGLTICLLVGVLAAAVGTRLLQVRARRAATSSAAGPAPSEQPGSSA; encoded by the coding sequence ATGACTTTCGGCTCGCACCCGGTCCTGCCCGCCTACATCCCGGTCGACGTGGACATGGCCGCGGTCAAGGCTCAGGTGGCCGCCGACTCCGTCAGCGCCCCGCCGGCGGCTGTGCCCGGCCTGCTCGCCGTGGTGAACCAGGCGCGCGCCGACGGCATCAACCTCAAGGTCGTGCTGCTCGACCACAACCCCCCGAACGACACCCCGCTGCGCGACATCTCCACCGTCGTGGGCGCCGACTACCACGACGCCACCGTGCTGACGCTGAGCCCGAGCTATGTCGGCAGCTACAGCACGCAGTTCCCCCGGGTGACGCTGGAGGCGGGCGAGGACATCGCCAAGACCGGCAACGCCGTGCAGTCGGCGCAGAATTTCCTGCACGAGCTTGAAGCCCCCGAGTTCCCCTGGACGGGTCTCACCATCTGCCTGCTCGTCGGCGTGCTCGCGGCGGCCGTCGGCACCCGGCTGCTGCAGGTGCGCGCCAGGCGGGCAGCAACGTCGTCGGCGGCCGGCCCCGCCCCGTCTGAGCAGCCGGGGAGCAGCGCCTAA